A portion of the Cydia fagiglandana chromosome 7, ilCydFagi1.1, whole genome shotgun sequence genome contains these proteins:
- the LOC134666052 gene encoding coiled-coil domain-containing protein 6 has protein sequence MDDSVISPGNKIDNSASESDSSSLDGGAMLPPTTVSRDQLQKRIESLQQQNRVLKVELDTYKLRVKALQEENRALRQASVSIQAKAEQEEEYISNTLLKKIQALKKEKETLAHHYEREEECLTNDLSRKLIQLRQEKCRLEQTLEQEQECLVNKLMRKIEKLEAETLAKQTNLERLRREKVELENTLEQEQEALVNRLWKRMDKLEAEKRSLQIRLDQPVSDPASPRDISNGDTASNLSNHIQTLRSEVVKLRNQLAVSQNENKEKMHRFALEEKHIREENVRLQRKLQQEVERREALCRHLSESESSLEMEEERQFNEALSARSRSVSSPGGSRPLSPYASPLLPGAGHRPAMHFNSQPRRPNERFVKPAPPSLGLPRLEPPPPPALTPAAPAAPAALLPPASPTLQPASPMDTSSKD, from the exons ATGGATGATTCTGTGATTTCCCCAG gGAATAAAATAGATAACTCTGCATCGGAGAGCGATTCCAGTTCTCTCGATGGCGGGGCGATGTTACCTCCTACCACGGTTTCTCGTGATCAGTTACAAAAAAGAATTGAATCTCTTCAACAGCAAAACAG GGTCTTAAAAGTGGAGCTGGACACATATAAGCTCAGAGTGAAGGCCCTGCAGGAGGAAAATCGCGCACTGAGACAAGCTTCTGTATCAATA CAAGCAAAGGCTGAACAAGAGGAAGAATATATTTCCAACACACTATTGAAAAAAATTCAAGCCTTGAAGAAGGAAAAGGAAACATTGGCACATCATTATGAAAGGGAAGAGGAGTGTCTCACAAATGATCTGTCCAGAAAATTAATTCAG TTACGTCAGGAAAAATGTCGCCTCGAACAGACATTGGAGCAAGAGCAGGAATGCTTAGTGAACAAACTCATGCGGAAGATTGAGAAACTCGAGGCCGAGACTCTTGCTAAACAGACTAATCTGGAAAGACTCCGCAGGGAAAAG GTGGAATTGGAAAACACATTGGAGCAAGAGCAGGAAGCGCTAGTGAACAGGCTGTGGAAACGCATGGACAAACTAGAGGCGGAGAAACGTTCCCTGCAGATCCGCCTCGACCAGCCAGTCTCCGATCCTGCTAGTCCAAG AGACATTAGCAACGGTGATACTGCGTCGAATCTTAGCAATCATATTCAAACATTACGCTCGGAGGTTGTCAAATTAAG GAATCAATTAGCCGTGTCTCAAAATGAAAACAAAGAGAAGATGCATCGCTTTGCCTTAGAGGAGAAACACATTCGAGAGGAAAATGTTCGCCTACAACGAAAACTTCAGCAAGAG GTTGAGCGCCGCGAAGCGCTGTGCCGACATCTTTCTGAGAGCGAATCCTCATTGGAAATGGAGGAGGAGCGGCAATTTAACGAAGCGTTAAGT GCGCGGTCCCGCAGCGTGTCGTCGCCGGGCGGGTCGCGGCCGCTGTCGCCGTACGCCTCCCCGCTGCTGCCTGGCGCCGGACACAGGCCCGCGATGCATTTCAACTCGCAG CCGCGGCGGCCCAACGAGCGCTTCGTGAAGCCGGCGCCGCCGTCGCTCGGCCTGCCGCGCCTCgagcccccgccgccgcccgcgctcacccccgccgcccccgccgcccccgccgcgcTCCTCCCGCCCGCCTCGCCCACCCTGCAGCCGGCCAGCCCCATGGACACCTCGTCGAAAGACTAA